The following proteins come from a genomic window of Winogradskyella sp. PC-19:
- the dnaG gene encoding DNA primase yields MISQNSIAQVFETARVEEVIGDFVQLKKSGSNFKGLSPFSEERTPSFMVSPVKQIWKDFSTGKGGNAVTFLMEHEHFTYPEAIKYLAKKYNIEIEETERTDEEKAKADTRESLYMVSEYANDYFQKTMHKTDKGKAIGLSYFKERGFTIETIKKFQLGYSLDEWQAFTDEALKNGYKIEFLKGTGLTIVKPEKHFDRFKGRVMFPIHSMSGRILGFGGRILGNDKKAAKYLNSPESEIYHKSKVLYGLYFAKQTIAKEDNCYLVEGYTDVIQFYQRGITNVVSSSGTALTPDQIRLIKRLTNNITVLFDGDAAGMRASIRGIDLILEQGMNVRVCTFPDGEDPDSFAKNNTLQEVTEYLSENAKDFIQFKASLLFEDTKNDPIKKAETIRDIVNSIAKIPDQIKKEVYIQECARIMDISESVLFSTLAQINKKEAQDANKNYKQERKAFDIVKSEPKPTIKVDIQYELERKIIEILLLYGNKTEKFEDLVLKEDETSGDLILEPVVHEARVFEKVYLDLQEDEMQFSDAQFKTLYYSIIDNLNQNEAFSAKDFINNLDQNMAPLVTNILMDDEKYSLHDWERNQIIPKEKGHTVPQLVSQTILSLRCFLIDQKVMAFKEETLNTDVDSKSLMEDVKDYLGLKMLLSRKLGKVVGG; encoded by the coding sequence TTGATATCACAAAATTCCATAGCCCAAGTTTTTGAAACCGCTCGAGTAGAAGAGGTTATTGGCGATTTTGTACAACTCAAAAAATCTGGAAGTAACTTTAAAGGTTTAAGCCCATTTAGCGAAGAACGTACACCAAGTTTTATGGTGTCTCCTGTTAAACAAATCTGGAAAGATTTTTCGACTGGTAAAGGCGGTAATGCTGTGACTTTTTTGATGGAGCATGAGCATTTTACGTATCCCGAAGCTATAAAATACTTAGCCAAAAAGTATAACATTGAGATAGAAGAAACTGAGCGTACTGACGAAGAAAAAGCAAAGGCAGACACACGTGAGAGTTTGTACATGGTTAGTGAATATGCTAATGATTACTTTCAGAAAACCATGCATAAAACCGATAAAGGTAAAGCCATTGGGTTGAGCTATTTTAAAGAACGTGGTTTTACTATAGAAACAATAAAAAAGTTTCAGCTTGGCTATTCTCTTGATGAGTGGCAAGCGTTTACAGATGAGGCTCTAAAAAATGGTTATAAAATAGAATTTCTTAAAGGTACAGGTTTAACGATTGTAAAGCCAGAGAAGCATTTTGATAGATTTAAAGGCCGTGTTATGTTTCCGATTCATAGTATGAGTGGTCGTATTTTAGGGTTTGGAGGTCGTATTTTGGGCAACGATAAAAAGGCAGCTAAATACCTTAACTCTCCTGAAAGTGAAATCTACCACAAAAGTAAAGTGCTTTATGGTCTATACTTTGCTAAGCAAACCATTGCAAAAGAGGATAACTGTTATTTGGTCGAAGGTTACACAGACGTGATACAGTTTTACCAACGTGGTATTACCAACGTAGTATCGTCTTCCGGTACAGCTTTAACACCAGATCAGATTAGACTAATAAAACGTCTGACAAACAATATTACTGTTCTTTTTGATGGAGATGCAGCAGGTATGCGTGCTTCAATCCGTGGTATAGACTTAATATTAGAGCAAGGTATGAATGTGCGTGTTTGTACATTTCCTGATGGCGAAGACCCAGACAGTTTTGCTAAAAATAATACACTACAAGAAGTTACTGAGTATTTGAGTGAAAATGCTAAAGATTTTATTCAGTTTAAAGCATCACTTTTATTTGAAGATACTAAAAACGACCCCATAAAAAAGGCAGAGACAATTCGTGATATTGTAAATAGTATAGCAAAAATTCCTGATCAGATAAAAAAGGAAGTTTATATCCAAGAGTGTGCTCGAATTATGGATATTAGTGAGTCTGTTTTATTTAGCACCTTGGCTCAGATTAATAAAAAGGAAGCTCAAGATGCTAATAAAAATTATAAGCAAGAACGTAAGGCGTTTGATATTGTAAAGTCTGAGCCAAAACCAACAATAAAAGTTGATATACAGTACGAGTTAGAGCGAAAAATCATCGAAATATTATTACTGTATGGTAACAAAACCGAAAAATTTGAAGATTTAGTACTTAAAGAAGATGAAACTTCAGGTGATTTGATTTTAGAACCTGTTGTACACGAAGCTCGGGTTTTTGAAAAAGTATATCTAGATCTTCAGGAAGATGAAATGCAATTTAGTGACGCTCAGTTTAAAACCTTATACTATTCTATTATTGATAATTTAAATCAAAACGAAGCGTTTTCTGCAAAAGACTTTATAAATAACCTAGACCAAAATATGGCGCCTTTGGTGACTAATATTTTAATGGATGATGAAAAGTACAGTCTGCATGATTGGGAGCGTAATCAAATTATACCAAAAGAAAAAGGTCATACAGTCCCGCAATTGGTAAGCCAAACAATATTAAGCTTGCGTTGTTTTTTGATAGATCAAAAAGTAATGGCATTTAAAGAAGAAACATTAAATACAGATGTAGATTCAAAGTCCTTAATGGAAGATGTCAAAGATTATTTGGGCCTAAAAATGTTGCTATCAAGGAAACTTGGTAAGGTAGTAGGCGGCTAA
- the gldB gene encoding gliding motility lipoprotein GldB codes for MKVKPIQILSLLLICVFLACENENTLEKEISKIEVNFTVERFDEVLSKTNEQDLIKVKEVFPFLFPERIPDSVWINTINSDLQRQMFAEGKNLFKDFKIEKKSIENLFKRLKYYDKMFEVPRVITVADGVDYKNKLVLQADLLIINLMNYLGENHEFYQNTPVYFAERMKPSQIVPEITEKYANRYAYQSQRKTFLDEMIYHGKLLYFKDIMIPEFSDADKIGYTKEDVLWAEKNESQIWSHFVENEMLFSTDTKLFTRFTVPAPFSKFYLDIDNESPGRLGQYIGWQIVRAYTQRTDVDIMTLMRTDSDQIFKESKYKPKR; via the coding sequence ATGAAAGTCAAACCTATTCAAATCTTAAGTCTTCTGTTAATTTGTGTTTTTTTAGCTTGTGAAAATGAAAACACACTTGAAAAAGAAATAAGTAAAATAGAAGTAAATTTTACTGTAGAGCGGTTTGATGAGGTGTTATCTAAAACTAATGAACAAGACTTAATAAAAGTAAAAGAAGTGTTCCCGTTTTTATTTCCTGAAAGAATACCAGATTCGGTATGGATTAATACTATAAATAGTGATTTGCAAAGACAGATGTTTGCTGAAGGGAAAAATCTTTTTAAAGATTTTAAGATTGAAAAGAAAAGCATCGAAAATCTTTTTAAACGTCTTAAGTATTATGATAAAATGTTTGAAGTCCCTAGGGTTATTACCGTTGCCGATGGCGTTGATTATAAAAATAAATTAGTGCTACAAGCTGATTTACTTATTATAAATCTAATGAACTATTTAGGTGAAAATCACGAGTTCTACCAAAATACACCAGTATATTTTGCAGAAAGGATGAAGCCTTCTCAAATTGTTCCCGAGATTACGGAAAAATATGCTAATAGATATGCATATCAATCTCAAAGAAAAACTTTTTTAGATGAAATGATATATCACGGAAAGTTGCTTTATTTTAAAGACATAATGATTCCTGAGTTTTCTGATGCTGATAAAATAGGTTACACAAAAGAAGATGTTTTGTGGGCAGAAAAGAATGAATCACAAATATGGAGTCACTTTGTAGAAAATGAAATGTTATTTAGTACAGATACAAAGTTGTTTACACGATTTACAGTGCCAGCGCCATTTTCGAAGTTTTATTTAGATATCGATAATGAGTCTCCTGGACGATTAGGACAATATATTGGTTGGCAGATAGTAAGAGCCTATACCCAAAGAACAGATGTTGATATAATGACACTAATGAGAACGGATAGTGATCAAATCTTTAAAGAATCAAAATACAAACCTAAACGATAA
- a CDS encoding M20/M25/M40 family metallo-hydrolase: MDAIPSDLTDDVSFRSKNEGIQHGCGHDIHVAIGLGIAEVLSKNKASIKGTIYFIFQPEEETFVGAKNMTNSNLFSEMNIDEIYTLHVTALPVGQIMTKPNELYAYQKWMEIKFNDKFLEEDAEILYKQIRNKTLQKKEGVNPWEIPMAFDSVVGLNNPNTVFKDYHFMEENFIMKQDNNQLVIKAFAYDTKKSNLTNILPKIEQIISESEYKDKFISFIQENPTVFNDKLLTENTINTLKDIYGNNSVVMNYGQIPYFNDDFIYFQQKTPGVYFLLGGSNPKKGINAMNQAPNFRVDEECIRIVVKSFSSLILERANSN; the protein is encoded by the coding sequence ATGGATGCTATACCTAGTGATCTCACTGACGACGTATCTTTTAGGTCAAAAAACGAAGGAATACAACACGGTTGCGGTCACGATATACATGTGGCTATTGGACTTGGAATAGCCGAAGTATTATCAAAAAACAAGGCATCTATTAAAGGCACAATCTATTTTATATTTCAACCTGAAGAGGAGACTTTTGTTGGTGCAAAAAATATGACAAATAGCAATCTGTTTTCAGAAATGAATATTGATGAAATATACACCTTACATGTGACAGCATTACCCGTGGGTCAGATAATGACTAAACCGAACGAACTATATGCTTACCAAAAATGGATGGAGATAAAATTTAATGATAAATTTTTAGAAGAAGATGCAGAAATCCTGTACAAGCAAATAAGAAATAAGACCCTACAAAAAAAAGAAGGTGTAAATCCTTGGGAAATTCCAATGGCGTTTGATTCTGTTGTTGGATTAAATAATCCTAATACTGTTTTTAAAGATTATCATTTCATGGAAGAAAACTTTATAATGAAACAAGATAATAACCAACTTGTGATAAAAGCATTTGCCTATGATACCAAAAAATCAAATCTAACTAATATTTTACCAAAAATAGAGCAAATAATTAGCGAATCAGAATACAAAGATAAGTTTATATCATTTATTCAAGAAAATCCTACGGTATTCAATGATAAGTTATTGACAGAAAATACCATTAATACGCTAAAAGATATTTATGGAAATAATTCTGTCGTAATGAATTATGGACAGATACCTTATTTCAATGATGACTTTATTTACTTTCAACAAAAAACTCCTGGTGTTTATTTTTTGCTTGGTGGTTCTAATCCTAAAAAGGGAATTAATGCAATGAATCAAGCACCAAATTTTAGGGTGGACGAAGAATGCATAAGAATAGTAGTTAAATCTTTTTCTTCATTGATTTTGGAAAGAGCTAATAGTAATTAA
- the nadE gene encoding NAD(+) synthase, with amino-acid sequence MQTEKVIDYIVNWLKDYAVNAKVNGFVVGISGGIDSAVTSILCAKTGLNVLCIEMPIHQAASHVSRANEHIAQLKERFSNVKETRVDLTPVFEEFKTEVSLDGKQATVDMALANTRARLRMTTLYYHAGLLGLLVAGTGNKVEDFGVGFYTKYGDGGVDLSPIADLLKSEVYAIGEALKVPNSIMKAAPSDGLFGDARSDEDQIGASYPELEWAMKMKDEGKTSDDFEGRQKEVFDIFMSYNTSNKHKMIPIPICEIPKKLI; translated from the coding sequence ATGCAAACAGAAAAAGTTATAGATTATATTGTTAATTGGCTAAAAGATTATGCTGTAAACGCAAAAGTAAATGGTTTTGTTGTTGGAATTTCTGGCGGAATAGATTCTGCTGTGACTTCAATTCTTTGTGCAAAAACGGGTCTTAATGTTTTATGTATTGAAATGCCTATACATCAAGCTGCTAGTCATGTGTCTAGAGCCAACGAGCATATAGCTCAACTAAAAGAACGTTTTTCTAACGTTAAAGAAACTCGCGTAGACCTAACTCCTGTTTTTGAAGAATTTAAAACTGAAGTATCTTTAGATGGAAAACAAGCAACAGTAGATATGGCGCTTGCTAATACTAGAGCTAGATTAAGAATGACAACCTTATACTATCACGCAGGATTACTTGGATTATTAGTTGCAGGCACAGGTAATAAAGTAGAAGATTTTGGTGTAGGTTTTTATACAAAATATGGTGATGGTGGTGTAGACCTTAGTCCTATTGCAGATTTACTCAAATCTGAGGTATACGCCATTGGTGAAGCACTTAAAGTACCTAACTCCATAATGAAAGCTGCACCTAGCGATGGGCTGTTTGGAGACGCACGAAGTGACGAAGATCAAATTGGTGCATCCTATCCTGAATTAGAATGGGCTATGAAAATGAAAGATGAAGGTAAAACATCTGACGATTTTGAAGGTCGTCAAAAAGAAGTGTTTGATATTTTTATGAGTTACAATACATCAAACAAACACAAAATGATTCCTATACCAATTTGCGAAATTCCTAAAAAATTGATTTAA
- the gldC gene encoding gliding motility protein GldC has protein sequence MKSKIELNVELDENRVPEKLTWSAQDGGIENEEAKAMMLSVWDSSTQETLRIDLWTKDMPVDEMKQFFHQTLVTMSDTFQRATQDEKMTATMKDFCDYFAEKLELKKD, from the coding sequence ATGAAGTCTAAAATTGAGTTAAACGTTGAGCTAGACGAAAACCGTGTGCCAGAAAAATTAACATGGTCAGCACAAGATGGAGGCATAGAAAATGAAGAAGCAAAAGCTATGATGTTATCTGTTTGGGATAGTAGTACTCAAGAAACCTTACGCATCGACTTATGGACAAAAGACATGCCTGTTGATGAGATGAAACAATTTTTTCATCAAACTTTGGTAACAATGAGTGATACATTTCAGAGAGCCACACAAGATGAAAAAATGACAGCTACTATGAAAGATTTTTGTGATTATTTTGCTGAAAAATTAGAATTAAAAAAAGACTAA
- a CDS encoding response regulator, with amino-acid sequence MLKILLVDSHPVIRSGLKHAFSNHSNYQIVGDLGSGIEIFDFIRKNEVDLIISEIDLPELNGITALRAIKKEHKSIKILMFSHQPEEIYAISTLKAGASGYLSKSSPIEEIVKAIDTIATGNIYLSEKMDKHYKYTDTSKSRTRLFKRLSTREVEVLKLLSIGKKNKHIADELEINEKTVSTYKARLFKKLNVDNVIDLVHQAKHHDLA; translated from the coding sequence ATGCTAAAGATATTATTGGTAGACAGCCATCCTGTGATTCGCAGTGGATTAAAACACGCTTTTTCTAATCACTCTAATTACCAGATTGTTGGAGACTTAGGTAGTGGAATAGAAATTTTTGATTTTATTAGAAAAAATGAAGTAGACCTTATCATATCCGAAATAGACTTACCAGAACTTAATGGAATTACTGCGTTACGCGCCATTAAAAAAGAACATAAGTCTATAAAAATACTAATGTTTAGTCATCAGCCTGAAGAAATATATGCTATTAGCACACTAAAAGCTGGTGCATCAGGTTACCTTTCCAAAAGCTCTCCAATAGAAGAAATTGTAAAAGCTATAGACACTATAGCTACAGGTAATATTTACCTAAGCGAAAAAATGGACAAGCATTACAAGTATACAGATACATCAAAAAGTAGAACTCGTCTTTTTAAGCGACTGTCTACTCGAGAAGTAGAAGTACTAAAACTCCTTTCTATTGGTAAGAAAAATAAACATATCGCAGACGAGTTAGAAATCAACGAAAAAACCGTTAGCACCTATAAAGCTAGACTATTCAAAAAGTTGAATGTAGATAATGTTATAGATTTGGTTCATCAAGCAAAGCATCACGATCTAGCATAA